Genomic segment of Pasteurella multocida subsp. multocida OH4807:
ACCACAACACCATCAACAGTTTTGATTTCACCCGGCTGAGCAGGCAAATAACGCGCAAGGAAATCTTTGAATTTGCGTTCGCCGATAAAGCAAATGCCGGTTGAATCTTTTTTCTTCGCAGTGATCAAGCCAAGATCTTCAGCAATGGCTCTCACAATTGGCTTTTCGATTTCACCGACGGGGAATAAACTTTGTGCCACTTGATCTTTGCTCAACGTATATAAGAAATAACTTTGATCTTTGTTGTTATCTAAACCACGTAATAACTGGCATTCACCATCTTTTTCGCCACGACGTACATAATGCCCAGTTGCAATATAATCAGCCCCTAAATCTTCAGCTGCGTATTCTAAAAAGGCTTTGAATTTGATTTCTTTATTACACAAAATATCTGGGTTTGGCGTGCGTCCTGCCTTGTATTCTTGCAAGAAATGCTCAAATACATTATCCCAATATTCTGCAGCAAAATTGATTTTATGTAATTTGATGCCTAATTTATCGCAGACGGCTTGTGCATCAGCTAAGTCTGCCGCGGCAGTACAATAATCAGTATCGTCATCTTCTTCCCAGTTTTTCATAAACAAGCCTTCCACTTGGTAGCCTTGTTGTTGAAGAATAAAAGCAGAGACAGAAGAATCCACACCACCAGACATACCACAAATTACTTTCTTTTTGCTATTTTCACTCAGTTGCTCTGTGCTTAACGGAGGAAAATGGGTGTCATAAGTTTTTGATTTCATATTTATTTATCAGTTTATGTTGATTTCGTTATATAGACGAAATAGGGGTTAAGGGCTTTGCACCATTTTTCCGATACAAAGCCCTTTGATTTGACTTGAGTTTTCATCAATGTGTGATGAATAAAACTACTTTACTTCGTAAAAGTGCGGTTCGTTTTTAGCAAATTTTTCATTGTATTCTTGTTGTGCTTCTTCATCGCCCGCTTCTAATTTGGCTTTGAGGTTATCACAAGGTTCTTCACAATCACAAACCTTTTTCAACCCTAATGAAGAAATGCCACCACAACTGCCCGCAATGGTTTTTTTCTTGAAGATATAACCTATGGCCATACCAGCAATCACGAGTAAAAAAATCCCAAATGTAATGAAAAACAGTTCCATAATCTTATCCTTAGTGTTGACTTTCTAATAACTGTTTAAATGCGGAAGACATTTTTGCCTCAAATCCTTTGTCTGTTTTCATAATTAAATAGACAAATAAATTATACTTTTCTGCCACTTCTAATGCTTTCTCTTCTCCTAATACGTATAAGCCCGTCGATAACCCATCTGCTGTCATCGTTGAGTCTGCCAACACGGTAATCGACGCTAAGCGGTGTTCAATTGGATAGCCTGTTTTCGGATCAATTTCATGAGAAAAACGGCGACCATTTTCTTCAAAGTAGTTACGATAGTTCCCTGATGTCGCCATGGCAAAATTACGCAACCCAATAATTTGTGAAACCGCACGTGAGCCATCAAAACTCGGTTTTTCAATCGCGATTTGCCAATCTTTCCCTTCGATATTGTGTCCTTTAGCTCTTACCTCCCCCCCTATTTCAACTAAATAGTCTGCAACACCTTGCTCAGCAATATAATTTGCCACTTGATCAACACCAAACCCTTTCGCAATAGAAGAAAGATCAATATATAACTGTGGCACCATTTTTTGTAGGAAAAACTTATCGCCTTGCTGAGTCAGCTTTAATTTTTCAATGCCAACCCAAGCCTTACGTTTTTCAACTTGTTCTTCAATAGACTCTTGCGAATTACGTTTTTCAGGCCCAAATCCCCATAAATTCACAATTGGGCCGATCGTGACATCCAACGCTCCTTCCGTAACACTATTTAAGCGAATTGACTCAGCTAGTACGGTAGCTAAATCTGAAGAAATCTCAACGGGCAATTCAGTTTGAGTACTTTGATTGAACATACTTAATTCCGAGGTAGCAATATAAGTTGACATTTTATTATTCACATCTCTTAACACCGCTTCGATTCCCTTATGCATATTCTGAGCATTAACCTTGAGTTCACCATGATCAATATACTTTACACTATAGGTTGTCCCCATTGTTTTGCCGGTTAATGCCACCATTTCAGGTGTTTTATTGCAAGCAAGTAAGAGCAACGTACTGAATGCAACAAGTGTACTGGTTATAATATGTTTTATTTTCACGCTAATTCCTTTATTTTAAAAAGTTTGCAAGTTTGGATTTTGTGATGAACTAAACGCCAAAATTTCAAATTTTCCTCAATAGAAGAGCGGTCAGAATTTACAATGTTTCGTAAAATCCGACCGCACTTTAAGTCTGTTAAGATATATACGTATTAGCCACCAAAATCATCTAACAAGATGTTTTCGTCTTCAACACCAAGATCTTTTAACATCTTAATTACTGACGCATTCATAATTGGTGGTCCACACATATAGTATTCACAATCTTCTGGCGCTTCGTGATTTTTCAAGTAGTTCTCATAAAGCACATTGTGAATGAAACCTGTGTAGCCGTCCCAGTTATCACCTGGTTGTGGATCTGAAAGTGCCACATGCCATACGAAGTTATCATTTTCTGCTTGTAACGTATCAAAATCTTCCACATAGAACATTTCACGTTTAGAACGCGCACCATACCAGAATGACATTTTACGTTTTGATTTCAAACGTTTTAATTGGTCAAAAATGTGTGAGCGCATTGGTGCCATACCTGCACCACCACCAATGAATACCATTTCAGCATCTGTTTCTTTCGCGAAAAATTCACCGAATGGACCCGAAATAGTCACTTTATCACCCGCTTTTAATGACCAAATATAAGATGACATTTGGCCAGGAGGTGCATCTGGATTATTTGGTGGAGGCGTTGCAATACGCACG
This window contains:
- a CDS encoding ApbE protein (COG1477 Membrane-associated lipoprotein involved in thiamine biosynthesis) gives rise to the protein MKIKHIITSTLVAFSTLLLLACNKTPEMVALTGKTMGTTYSVKYIDHGELKVNAQNMHKGIEAVLRDVNNKMSTYIATSELSMFNQSTQTELPVEISSDLATVLAESIRLNSVTEGALDVTIGPIVNLWGFGPEKRNSQESIEEQVEKRKAWVGIEKLKLTQQGDKFFLQKMVPQLYIDLSSIAKGFGVDQVANYIAEQGVADYLVEIGGEVRAKGHNIEGKDWQIAIEKPSFDGSRAVSQIIGLRNFAMATSGNYRNYFEENGRRFSHEIDPKTGYPIEHRLASITVLADSTMTADGLSTGLYVLGEEKALEVAEKYNLFVYLIMKTDKGFEAKMSSAFKQLLESQH
- the mnmA gene encoding tRNA-specific 2-thiouridylase MnmA (COG0482 Predicted tRNA(5-methylaminomethyl-2-thiouridylate) methyltransferase, contains the PP-loop ATPase domain); its protein translation is MKSKTYDTHFPPLSTEQLSENSKKKVICGMSGGVDSSVSAFILQQQGYQVEGLFMKNWEEDDDTDYCTAAADLADAQAVCDKLGIKLHKINFAAEYWDNVFEHFLQEYKAGRTPNPDILCNKEIKFKAFLEYAAEDLGADYIATGHYVRRGEKDGECQLLRGLDNNKDQSYFLYTLSKDQVAQSLFPVGEIEKPIVRAIAEDLGLITAKKKDSTGICFIGERKFKDFLARYLPAQPGEIKTVDGVVVGRHDGLMYHTLGQRKGLGIGGVKGMSEDPFYVVEKDLVNNVLVVAQGHDNSALLSSGLIASQLHWVDRKVIRQPVRCTVKTRYRQEDIPCEIQPIDDETIRVVFDEPQIAVTPGQSAVFYQGEVCLGGGVIETQIK
- a CDS encoding hypothetical protein (COG2991 Uncharacterized protein conserved in bacteria), with product MELFFITFGIFLLVIAGMAIGYIFKKKTIAGSCGGISSLGLKKVCDCEEPCDNLKAKLEAGDEEAQQEYNEKFAKNEPHFYEVK